The Sebaldella sp. S0638 sequence CCTATTCTCACAGGTGCGAGATCCTCACTTCTGGTATAGATTTTCCAGTCCTGATCATAAAGATTTATTCCCACCTCTTCGGATTTCTTGATCAAATCCAGATTTGCCTCAAGATAAGAATCATAAGTTCCCACATCCATCCAGTAACTGTCGTATGTATGTGTAAACACCTTTCTTTCATCTTCTATCATCTTAGGAATCACATGTTTTCCGAAATCAAGATCTTCCTCTGACATATCTTCCAGATATTTTATCAGAACATCTGTGTTAAATATATATATACCCATTGATGCTAAATCAGATTTTGCCTCTTTTGGTTTCTCCTCAAACGAGATTATTTTCGAATCTTCATTTACCTCGAATATCCCAAATCTGCTTGTCTCTTCCATAGGAACTCTTTTTACTGCTACAGTAAGCTCGGCATTGTTGTTTATATGATCTGTAAGCATCCAGTTGTAATTCATTTTGTAAATATGATCTCCAGAAAGAATAAGCACATATTTTGGCTCTTTCCTCTTTATAAATTCAATGTTGTCTTTAATGGCATCTGCTGTTCCCATATACCATTTTGAGTGTCCGTTTGGCTTTTCGTGAGGCTGAAGCAGTGTTATACTCGTATCTCTTCTGTCAAAATCCCACGGCCTTCCCGAACCAATGTGTTCATTAAGCGAAAACGGCATGTATTGCGTAAGCAGTGCTACATTATAGATATGCGAATTAGAGCAGTTACTTAGTGTAAAATCTATTATTCTGAATTTCCCTGCAAATGGTACACTGGGTTTCACACGCTTTTCTGACAGAATGTCCAATCTCGAGCCTCTTCCGCCTGCCAAAATCATAGCTAATATTTCCATATACTATCCCTCCTTAAATTTATGCCTCTTACTATATTATACCCTACTTTTATTACATTTCATAAAGTATTATAGATTTTATTGCAAAAAAATGTTAATATGTTAGAAATAACTTTATTTCTGAGGTACAAAATTATGAAAAAAAACGTTAACTTATGGTCATTATTCCTGATATTTTTCAAAATAGGCTTTTTTACTTTCGGAGGCGGCTATGCTATGATCCCTGTGTTTCAAAGGGAAATTTCCACTAAGAGAAAATGGATCGACCCTGACGAAATTATTGATCTTTTTACTATAGCACAGTCTATACCCGGAGCAATAGCTGTTAATACTTCTATACTTATAGGATATAAACTAAAGAAAAATATCGGTGCATTTGTTACGACAATGGGGATTGTTCTCCCGTCGTATATTACAATTACTGTTATTGCTTATTTCTTC is a genomic window containing:
- a CDS encoding chromate transporter, with amino-acid sequence MKKNVNLWSLFLIFFKIGFFTFGGGYAMIPVFQREISTKRKWIDPDEIIDLFTIAQSIPGAIAVNTSILIGYKLKKNIGAFVTTMGIVLPSYITITVIAYFFDSVEKNIYVQTAMRGINAAVVALIVVACISAYKSGIKDKLGIILLFLSVITVKFLGLNPIYVILFGILLGVFIYYFFNSKMKEKFNDKKPSDEEVHNE
- a CDS encoding glucose-1-phosphate adenylyltransferase, translating into MEILAMILAGGRGSRLDILSEKRVKPSVPFAGKFRIIDFTLSNCSNSHIYNVALLTQYMPFSLNEHIGSGRPWDFDRRDTSITLLQPHEKPNGHSKWYMGTADAIKDNIEFIKRKEPKYVLILSGDHIYKMNYNWMLTDHINNNAELTVAVKRVPMEETSRFGIFEVNEDSKIISFEEKPKEAKSDLASMGIYIFNTDVLIKYLEDMSEEDLDFGKHVIPKMIEDERKVFTHTYDSYWMDVGTYDSYLEANLDLIKKSEEVGINLYDQDWKIYTRSEDLAPVRIGATGSVLNSLVCNGCKIEGRVENSVLSPGVTVRKGATVKNSIIFNNTYIDENSHLDTVIIDKKVYIGKNCLIGHGDDLTANKEKPELLENGISVIGRSTIIPEGTVVERNVRICTRAKIDDKNKLIKSGETLRR